A single genomic interval of Brevibacillus brevis harbors:
- a CDS encoding DUF6492 family protein: MTRSAKSTFNSSIKIDVLIPAIEKDLGTLPYVIDSIRKQVKHPVGKIMVVSPPSKRIQALCRRKNCTFINERRVLPITKKNIHYQTKRTNRSGWLLQQLLKLAGGNLTKQRYYLVIDADTILIRPHVFLVNGKTVFYCRNWSRPEYFRTYKKLMGTRATASRSFVAHYMLFDKSKLSRLKSKIEARHKTRWYWAIIKKTNKQSYAGFSEFETYGNFVKAHYPGHLVVRSSLNKSLSSKPASLTRKRIIRLAQNYRSISFHKRGWYIRKKNVRK; the protein is encoded by the coding sequence TTGACACGTTCAGCGAAAAGCACTTTCAACAGCTCTATTAAAATTGATGTCCTGATCCCAGCTATTGAGAAAGACCTTGGCACTCTTCCCTATGTCATTGACAGTATACGGAAGCAAGTGAAGCATCCGGTCGGTAAGATCATGGTTGTATCGCCACCAAGCAAACGAATCCAAGCCCTTTGCCGGCGTAAAAACTGCACCTTCATCAATGAAAGACGCGTCCTCCCCATTACAAAAAAAAACATTCACTACCAAACCAAACGTACCAATCGCTCGGGCTGGCTACTCCAACAATTGTTAAAATTGGCGGGAGGAAACTTGACCAAGCAAAGGTATTATCTTGTGATTGACGCCGACACCATTCTCATCCGCCCTCATGTTTTTCTCGTCAACGGGAAAACCGTTTTTTACTGCCGTAACTGGAGTCGTCCCGAGTATTTTCGCACCTATAAGAAATTAATGGGAACCAGGGCAACCGCTTCGCGCTCTTTCGTTGCCCACTATATGCTGTTCGACAAATCGAAGCTCTCCCGGCTGAAGTCTAAAATTGAGGCCAGGCATAAAACTAGGTGGTACTGGGCGATTATTAAGAAAACCAACAAGCAGAGTTATGCCGGCTTCTCCGAGTTCGAAACTTACGGTAACTTCGTGAAAGCTCACTACCCCGGTCATCTGGTTGTAAGAAGTTCCCTTAACAAAAGCTTATCTTCAAAACCGGCATCACTTACTCGTAAACGAATCATCAGACTGGCCCAGAATTACAGGTCCATCTCCTTTCATAAACGCGGCTGGTATATCCGGAAGAAGAACGTGAGAAAATGA
- a CDS encoding VOC family protein — protein MKVKRIVANIESQDIAAAKCFYQDVLGLNLLMDHGWIATYGTAEEMSVQISFASQGGSHTLTPDLSIEVDDVDTALERMKKAGFPIEYGPADEPWGVRRFYVRDPFGKLINILGHLKYN, from the coding sequence ATGAAGGTCAAACGAATCGTCGCCAATATAGAGAGTCAGGATATCGCAGCAGCTAAATGCTTTTATCAGGACGTGCTCGGCCTAAATTTATTGATGGATCATGGTTGGATCGCAACTTACGGGACTGCCGAAGAAATGAGCGTTCAAATTAGTTTTGCTTCACAGGGAGGTTCCCACACTCTTACTCCCGATCTATCAATTGAAGTTGATGACGTCGATACAGCGCTCGAACGGATGAAGAAAGCAGGGTTTCCAATTGAATATGGGCCAGCAGATGAGCCATGGGGTGTTCGGCGTTTCTACGTCCGCGACCCATTTGGCAAGCTCATCAACATTCTTGGTCATCTAAAGTACAATTGA
- a CDS encoding YjcZ family sporulation protein: MSAGFFDDFSLILVLFVLLVIVACSSE, from the coding sequence ATGAGCGCTGGCTTTTTTGATGACTTTTCTTTAATTTTGGTTCTCTTCGTCCTTTTAGTAATTGTTGCTTGCAGTAGCGAGTAA
- a CDS encoding AAA family ATPase gives MTTSSKDTFLRSIHLERENVPSFLSYPFNLPFLTDFESLDIHPQVTYIIGENGMGKSTFLEAIAVALGFNPEGGTINFSFSTQDTHSELHQFIRLIRGFRKPKDGFFFRAETYYNLATNIDEMDRAPSYSRPIIDSYGGKSLHRLSHGEAFFATFLHRFSGNGLYILDEPEAALSPFRQMAMLSRIHSLIKTNSQFVISTHSPILMAYPDSVIYELTASGIQMKSLEETDHYFYYKEFLNNKERMLQELLADDET, from the coding sequence TTGACAACGAGTTCAAAAGACACATTCTTACGTAGCATACATTTGGAAAGAGAAAATGTTCCCTCTTTTTTGTCCTACCCATTTAATCTTCCCTTTCTTACTGATTTTGAAAGTCTAGATATCCATCCTCAAGTGACGTATATCATCGGTGAAAATGGCATGGGTAAGTCTACCTTCCTTGAAGCAATTGCCGTTGCTTTAGGATTTAATCCAGAAGGTGGAACTATTAATTTTTCTTTTTCTACTCAAGATACTCATTCTGAGCTACACCAATTTATACGGCTCATTCGAGGTTTTAGAAAACCAAAAGATGGATTCTTTTTCAGAGCCGAAACCTATTACAATCTGGCTACAAATATCGACGAGATGGATCGAGCTCCTTCCTATAGTAGACCGATTATTGACTCATATGGCGGCAAGTCTCTGCACCGTCTCTCTCATGGAGAAGCTTTCTTTGCCACATTTCTTCATCGATTTAGTGGCAATGGACTGTATATATTGGACGAACCAGAAGCTGCATTATCACCTTTCCGTCAAATGGCTATGCTCTCTAGAATCCACTCTCTAATCAAAACAAACTCCCAATTTGTTATATCAACTCACTCTCCCATTCTCATGGCCTATCCGGATAGTGTGATATACGAGTTAACTGCTAGTGGTATTCAGATGAAATCACTAGAAGAAACTGATCATTATTTTTACTATAAAGAGTTTCTAAATAACAAGGAACGGATGCTCCAGGAATTACTGGCAGATGACGAGACTTAA